CTTTTTAATAGACTGCAGTCTTCAAATTTATAGAGAGCTGCAGGTCTCCTGGATTTTTTCAAGTGTCACACATCTAAATGAGTCTGACAGCTGAGAAAGGCCACCAGGTGCTTACAGTCAGTTTAAAAAACATCCTCTACCTGGTATCTCTGCAGTGATTGTCTTGCTGCTCCCTGAAACCTCGTCATCATCATCCGAGGAGCTCGTGCTTGAGTCACAAGTCAGGTCGCTGTCACTGGTGCTGCTGTCCTGCAGCAGGTTGTACTTCTTCCTCGCAGCAGCCTCCCGCTTCTGCCTCAGGAGTCTGATCCTCTCCTTGTGCTTTTGGCTCCGATGACCTTTAACCTTGGTGACTCGGCCATTCTGCTTATCGCTGGATTGCCGGTTTTTCTTGGCAGCCATAGTAGATGTTTCACTTTCAGAACGGGACCGCCGAGACTTTCGTCCAACAGTGGTAGCAGACACTCCTGAAGTATCTCCTTCCACGGTTGTTTCTGCTTGCGAGGGTTCATTCTCTTCAACAGAGGACAGCGTATCTGAATCGGCCAAGTGGCCACTAGAGGAAGGGGAAAGCATGCAATGATTAGAGGAGTCACTCTCATAAACGCGGCCAGCTGTGGGCTTGTCACTCTCGGTGGATGCTAACTGAGACTCTGAAGAGTCCCTTCTCAGCTCCATCAACAAACAGGGCATTGAAGAGAGAACTGTAGAGTCAGCTACACCATCTTTTGGAACTTGAGATTCCAGTTCTACAGAGCCATCTTCTTCCTTGGCTGTCTCTTGTTCAGATGCTTTCGGTGGGGCTGCAGACTCAATGAGTTCTTCAACTTTTCCCACTGCCTCCTCCATCTTCATCTCAGAATTCCAAATTAAATCATGGAACAGAGTCTAGGAAACGATATCAAAGGTGCAACAGGAAAGCAGCCTGTATGAAAACACACAAAGTCAATGACTAGAAATGGAAGATTATTTAACCTATTTTTCTGAGTGGCAAAAGGTACCATTTACACAACAGACCTTTAAGACACTATGTTCCCATAATCTGGCTGATTGGCAGTCAGACTCAAAGGATTTAATACCAATAAAATCCTAGCAGTCTCATCTACTAAAAATAGATTAACCTCTAATGTAATTACAGCAAATAACCAAAGAGTTAAGTTTAGAACTTTAGATGGGGTTGGAAAAGTAGCTTAGCAGTAGAGTGCTTGTTTGAGGTACACGAAGCCCTGAgctcaatctccagcaccaaaataaaaaaggtttaaaaaaagaaatctttgaaaaattaatataataatgtatacttgactttaatataaatgaaaagaatggtttaaaataagactcttctggggctggagatgtggttcAGTAGGTAATATGTTTGCTTGCTTTGCATACATGAAGCTGGGGTTCAATCCTCACCACTACATAGTACTAGACATGATGCTCCATGCCTGTCATTTCAGCACTatagaagtagaggcaggagaattagaagttcaaggtcatccatagtgaatttcaggcaatcctgggatgcatgagaccctatatcaaaaacaaaacaaaaaaaccaaaaaacaacaacaacaaaaacagtatgAGCTAGACATGGTAGCACAGGTATGTAATTCCAGCTACTGGGGAGGAGGCTGAGGTCTGAGGATCCTGAAGTCAAGGCCTACTTGGACAACTTGGGAGACCCcctctcaaaatgaaaaataaaggagCTAGAAAGATAGCTTGGTGGTTAAACgtacttgatgctcttgcagaataCCTGGGTTTAGGTCCCAAAACTTACATCTGTTcctatctataactccaattccagggaatcaaaCACCCctgctacatatatacatgcaggcaaatacttctacacataaaaaaatatatctttaaaaacatagataTAAAGGGGGGTGGGCTGGAATGTAGCTCATAGTAGAGCGTTTGCCTAGCATTCTCAATGCCCCAGTACCAAACACCCCACACAGCACTAGTTCAGGAATCATTGTAATCATAGTTTTTATACTCAATTCCTCAAAGGAGAAGAGACTATAAAAGGGAGAGCTATCTAATGTACACTTATGGATTGTTAAGGGGTTGGTggtaattgtttgtttgtttaacgcATATGTGTATGCTAGTGAATGTAGAGGCAAGAGGAGCACCTTCTGTGTCATTCCTCAAAAGCCATCTACCTGCTTTTTGAGAAGATCCCTCATTGACCTGGAGATGGCCAATTACACTACGCTGgttgcctgtctttgcctcccagcACCTGATTGTTTAACATGGGCTCTGAGTATTAAAGTCAGGACTTCTgaatgagccatctcctcagtgtgcccttaaataaataaataaataagaaataaattccAACTCCATGCTTTTGAGAAGTGAGCGTCTGAATTCCCCTGAATAGGTTAAATACCAGGGGAGAATTAAGAGAAAAGGCCAGCAGGGCAAAGCGGCATGCCCATGTAATGTGTAATATAGCATTTACAAGGCTGATTTTGGACTGAGAGTTGGACAAAAGCCTGGGCTATACATTGAGAGCCTCTCTCCAAGGCCAGATTCTGCTGTTCCCTCTGTGTATCTACTGAGTGAGTCTCATGTCAGGtgttttgtttcaaaaacaataacCACTAAAATATAATTCAGTTACTTTGTGAATCCAGAAAAGTCTCTGACTAGGATCACATTTAATAAAAACatcccgggctggagagatggctcagtgggtaagagcacccgactgctcttccgaaggtccagagttcaaatcccagcaaccacatgggctcacaaccatctgtaacaagatctggcgccctcttctggagtgtctgaagacagctacagtgtacttacatataataaataaataaatcaaaaaaaaccaaaaaacatcctacatattttatactttatatactAAATTTAGAACCTAATGTCCTCACCACTCCCATAAAAGACACAAATCTAATTAATCATGAGCAAAACATAATCTTTAACCACCAGTCTGTTACTTTTTGCATTGCTAATTTCATTAACTGATGGCTTTCCTGAGAATGCTATGAAGCAAGGCAAACCACTCCCTCGCTCTGTACATAGAATGTTACAGAAGGTAACAGAAAGACCCCACAGGTCAAAGGCAGCTATCCTGCAAACCTTCATCTTAGCAGTATGCTAGTAATGTAGAGTACAGCATCTCCATCATTTGGGTCTACCAAATATCAGTTCATTTTATGACAAAACCCAgaaaatttcttttattgatCTAACATTTGAAGCatcatttttttattgatttaaacaTGATATTCTACGTACTTTTTCCCCCTTGCATAGCCCTTTTCTCTAATAAAAAGAGCACTGTGATAGTTTCCTTAACAAACTCTAAAAGAGTAAACTATTCCTACTTGAGTATTTACTAATTTGTGACACTCTTGTGTAGCCTATTTCATAaacatgtttgtattttttacaactaatttttaagtaaatgaaaacaaGCATAGATGCGTAACAGTTCTAAAAGTAATTTAAGCCAACAGAGGGATCACAGgctaaaacaataaatgaaaagtaTCACTAATACAGGATGCTAGAAACATAATGGTTAACAGATAAAGTAAACGCAGCCTTACAACCTGGGTTCAAACCCTTGGACCCACAGAGTTGAAAAAGACTCCCATAAGCTTTAACCACTATATGCACACTATATCACATGTGTATATCCCCACCCTCCAGTAAATAACTGTAGAAAAGACAAGGTCAGAGTTTGTGGGCTGGGTGTCTGCTTAAAACACAAAAGCCTTGGATTCAATCTCAAGCAGTGCACAAACAAGTCACAGTTAAACTTGTCTGTAATCCTGCCACCGCGGAGACAGAGCCTCTGCAGTGTGGGAAGGATCAAAGTTCAGtatcacccttggctacataacaCGATCAAGGCCAGCTAGGGTTCTGAAATTTTTGCCTAAAGTGCATGCATGTGAGAAAGACGACActgattcttctgttgaggatcACTCACACTCTAGAATAGAggttcttccttttttaattttatcatacaTTCTGGCCATagtcttccctccctctactaacagttcttttctttaaagttgaaatatcttaaaaaaaaaaatactaaaatgaaagtaatgtCATTTATAACAAATACATCAAACTCTAATATTgaaagaagagagcattagactttgaaaaatattaaaaagtatcaCACTATAACAGACTAAAACTAATTTATTGCCCCCTTCCTCTGCTACCTGAGAGGAGGGCCTTGTTCCATCTAGAGACTAGCACGTCATCCAGCAATGGCAGTCTTCCCAGCATTATCCCCACTGCCCACTATGTGCTTATGTTTGCCTGCATCTATTCTGCTCTCAGCCTGCAAGATGATGAGATGACCTGCACAAGTAATATCAATGTTCTCATTATAGCAGCTGGTGTACATTTCGAACCTTTTGGCCTAACTTATTTGCGAAGTCCCAGCCAGTGTCAGCCCTGGGAGTCTCATCTGCAACACAAGAGTCTACTGGACCTGCTCATGCAGTTGGTATTACACTTAGCAGGAGTCCTGCCCTCTGCTGCATCAGAACAAGAtaagcaagaaacaaacaagaatggaGAATGAGCAGTTGAGGAGAGATGGAAtggtggttaagaatacttgctgaaCTTGCTGGGCTCAGTTTCTAGGACCCacatggggcagctcacaactgcctgtagctccagctatAGAGAACATAAGGTTCTCTCTGACTTcctcaggcacacatacacaagttgCATACATTTTCACATTCgcattcccctcctcccccttcccgtCCATCTCTGTGAatgagtgtgtctgtctctccagaaacacacacacacaaaaatgaatcttaaaagaagaaaaagatgaaaaaacaaaaacaaacaaaaaaacaaaattaaaaaaaaaagagaaaaaagaaaataagaattcaGAGTCAGCTATAATGACATGGGCTGgttttgctgcttttttttttttttttaaagatttaattgttagccgggcgtggtggcgcacgcctttaatcccagcgctcgggaggcagaggcaggcggatttctgagttcgaggccagcctggtctacaacgtNNNNNNNNNNNNNNNNNNNNNNNNNNNNNNNNNNNNNNNNNNNNNNNNNNNNNNNNNNNNNNNNNNNNNNNNNNNNNNNNNNNNNNNNNNNNNNNNNNNNNNNNNNNNNNNNNNNNNNNNNNNNNNNNNNNNNNNNNNNNNNNNNNNNNNNNNNNNNNNNNNNNNNNNNNNNNNNNNNNNNNNNNNNNNNNNNNNNNNNNNNNNNNNNNNNNNNNNNNNNNNNNNNNNNNNNNNNNNNNNNNNNNNNNNNNNNNNNNNNNNNNNNNNNNNNNNNNNNNNNNNNNNNNNNNgggctggtgagatggctcagtgggtaagagcacccgactgctcttccgaaggtccagagttcaaatcccagaaaccacatggtggctcacagccatccgtaatgagatatgactccctcttctggagtgtctgaagacagctacagtgtacttacatataataaataaatctttaaaaaaaaaaaaaaaagaagctaaaatctgaagaaaaaaaaatcaattaatgaGTTTAAATGCCCCTGACTCTTGTTTCTTCAGGGAATAAGTTATATGGATAGCACAGATGAATCTGAACTACTTTTTTGTacaatattattttcaatattatatATCAATCAAACAACTTGCATTTCAAAATCCTTAAACTTAAGTTTTAAATGAGATTTTGTCACAGTTGCCTAAATATGTCAACAGTACTCTGGTTAAACCCCATATGAATATTTCCAAATCAACCACAAAGAACTGACATTAACCATAAATAGAGCCAGTGAGCACATTAAGGTCTTTCCACACAATGTGGCCATTAAGAAGGAAAAGGCTCTTCATATAAAATGACATGGAGCAGCTGCAGTGAACAAAAACTAAATGAGGCAGCTGGGGAGATTCCAGCTCAGTTGGTGACGTGCCTGTTGCACACACgtgaggaactgagtttggatTACACACATTTATTCCCAGTGCTTGGAGGTAGTGGGAGACAGGCACATTCTTGAGAGTTCTGAGCGttcactggccaaccagcctagccaaATTCATGAGctctaggtttagtgagagactctgtctcaaaaaaacaaggtgaAGAGTGATCTAGGGACAAGTGATAtcaacctctgacttccatacacatgtgcacacatgcacacacaaccctTAAGTGAACAGAACAGGTAATTATACTATCTGCTTAAGAACAAgcaattttatttatgattttgtttatatagggcACAGAATTTCTGGAAGGATCCCTAAGAAAGTGGAAGAGAGGGGCAAGGAATAGAAGATGTTATTGTATACAGTTTTGTACCTCTTGAATTTTGTTACCATATACAACAAATATCTTTCAAAACTCTACCATAAAAAGGCCAGTGCTTTTATTTTGGACACTCTACCATTTGGGTCATTTTTCATCAATAAATTCTACAAAGCTTTCCCTCTagaatataattttcttataattaAATATAGGGTTAGGTCAAAAAGTAACAGAaatccgccgggcgtggtggcgcaagcctttaatcccagcactcgggaggcagaggcaggcggatttctgagttccaggccagcctggtctacaaagtgagtgccaaggcagccagggctacacagagaaaccctgtcgaaaaaacaaaaaaaaaaaaaaaaaacagaaatccaaGGTAAATAAAGTTCTCTAAATACAATAGGAAAGATATACACAGTTTAATCATGCCAAACAATCAAATTATGAAAAagtggacttttttctttttatattttctttttgagactacAATGTAATTATATCACTTTCCCCCTTCTGATTCCTCCCTCCGGACCTTCCCGTGtaccccctccttgctctctttcaaatgcGTGGCCTCTTTTTTTCGTTGTtactgtgtgcatgcttgcatgtgtttGTCTATACaatgttacttttgtttttgtaaggGTTTTCAGGGCTACCATGTGGTACCCAATCGGTGTCCTCTTCCCTGGGGAGACTGTCTCTCCTGCTCTTGGTGCTCCTTAGCGTGTTCTTAGTGTAGGGTAGAAGTCTCGTGGGCTTCCCCTGTCCAGAAAGTGGATTTTTTGGTAGGGATAATTAAATAGCTGGAAGtagaaaattatgattttttttttaaagtgtgaagCCAGAGCTgtcaagatggttcagcagctaaaaGGTCCCTGCTGCTAACCCTGACAACCCGAGTGTGACCCCTGGGGTTCACACAGTAAATAGAGTTCTTTAGTCTTTGACCtctgtatgtgggtgtgcacacgcacacatgcacagttAATAAACAAGTAATTCTAAAATGTTAGGACCGGAAGATGACTCAGCAAAGAAAGGCACTTGTAACAGAGTCTGGCAACCCGAGTTCGATCCCTGACGATCCCCGAGACTTACATGCTGAAGTACAGAGCTGACTCCCTTAAGGTATTTTCTcactaccacacacaccacagcatgtgcatgaccacacacacacataaataatgtaattctttaaaaatttcaagaaagCATCCAGTGAGATTTATATCACTTAGGCTTCTGGTTAATGTTCATAGTGAGTGCACAGTGAGTATAAATATAGACCATCATTCCTGTTATAATGGCAATCTCATCCACACTATTCTTCCTGTCAAACTAAAGGGAGTCTTTTCCTATGTGGCTTTACAACCCATGCCTGTCTCTTCTCCCTATGATCAGACACAGTTGACTATTCCTTGACTCTCATCAGCCTACTCATTCACTAACATATTCAGTCACATATCCATTCAATCCATTCAACCTATTCATTGCTAATCTCCTGTCAGGTGTAATCCCAACATGGAATCaacagtcaggaggctgaggtaggatgaACTGGAGATCAGCCTGGGTACATGAGAAAAGAGGCTCAGAAGATGACTCAAAGGTTAAGagtgctttctgctcttacaaagaatttggttcccagcacccacatcagatgacTTACACACCTACTAcgtataaactaaaaataaatcttaataattaacataaataaataaataaatgaaaattttctaattACCACCTCAACTTCATATTCTCCTTtcctgggtttgtttggtttttgttttgttttattgttatttttggttttgttttgaagatagggtctctcaatgtaatcttggctggcctggaactgactatgtagaccaacttgcctcaaactaacagagatccacttggatctgcctcctgggtgctagaatTAAGGGCATCACCACAAGTGGCTCCTGAATTCTTCAGCTACTTCACTTTGTTGTCAGAGAACAGTATACCCAATCACTGGGACAGTCATGGGATGAGATACCTCTCACTATATCAATTGGTCAAGAATGAGTTGTCTGGGACTGGAAAGAAGGCTCAACAgttgaaagcactggctgttctttcagagaacctggttcaattcccagcacctgcatgacagctcacaactgtcggtagctccagttccaaaggatctggtaccctcacatagacacacattcaggcaaaatatcaatgcatataaaaataaatcttaaaaaataagaagcaagctgggcgtggtggcgcacgcctttaatcccagcactcgggaggcagaggcaggcggatttctgagttcgaggccagcctggtctacaaagtgagttccaggacagccagggctacacagagaaaccctgtctcgaaaaaccaaaaaaaaaaaaaaaaaataagaagaagaagaagcagtaTGTCatagggttgttgttgtttaaagtgAGTTATCTGGTAAAATGTGGGACTCCAGAATTTTTGGTACCATGGTATGGTGCGGTAAGGGGCCCATTCGCTACTCCAGAAAAACTGCACTGCCAAGGGGAGTAGTGCACAGAAGCACTCATTAAATTTGCTTGCAAGAATGATTCTggacaataaaatattttgtgacaaTAAAGAAGAAGTCTGAGATATTGTTGACACTACATGCTATACTTCAACAAATTCTTTTGAGGAAGCGGAGACCCAGTTatagaaaataaaggaataagCCACTTTTACAAGTCACCCCAGTTTCCTTGGTCATTTCTTTAGCTAGTTGCTTTACagtctggatttttaaaaacaaaataattatgtgaACTGGGGCTATTATATACTCTCAGTTTTGTTCTGTGCTATCCTTTTTTATTTGAATCAAGGAATGCAAGTACCAAAGGTCAGCCatctcagtggataaaggaactTACAGCCAAGCCCAAAAATTTGAGTACAGGACCcacatttaaaagagaaaaccaattccTGAAGGTTGGCTGCTGACCATGTGCACATTGTGGCACATGtgcctcacatacatacatgatacgTATATAAAttcagaggaaataaataaataaatgtgctagCAGAGAAACGATGATCCAATGCTTTGAGATGATACACAAACTTGCAAAACAAAATTGAATCTGAGAGTGACACCTTGACAGCTTGAGCTGGTTAAGATGGCTCACTTGGTAAAAAGCACTTGTCAAGCAAGCCTAATGACCTGCATTTCATCTCTGAAAccacaaatggaaaaataacaaacccccaaaagttgtcctctaccTCCATCTAGCAATATGGAATAGATACCtgaactgaacacacacacacacacacacacacatacacaaattaagaaaaagacaTTCTAAAAGTCTCTCCTGTCAACTTGGTTGAGCAAATGCCATTAAAGTTTGTCTGTTTAAGactgttgtgtgtatgtgtattcatctGTGTAAgcttatgtgcacacatgcctgcaGGGCCTCTTATGACAGAGACccgtggatgctaggaactgaatgaaGGAAGCAATGCTAACTACTGAACCAACACACTTCCAGCACTGCTATGCATGGTTTAGTATCAACTCTGTTGTATCCATTCTCTTCCCAACCAGAACTGGTTGACAATACAActgttttgttaaaaaataaattatggtaCATTCTATTGAAAAAGCACTGGGCTAGCAAAATGAATGACTCAAAAGTACGAGCACTCTTCTTCAAAGCCTGACAACAACAAGTCCCACCCCCCGGACCCAGACGGTAGATGCTGACTACCCAGAGTTGTCCTTTGATTTTTGCATTAGCACCATGGAATCCAGGCGTGTACTTGCaaacacttgcatgcacacacacgtgcacacatacacacagagacacaataaATTGTAGTACTCCTACCCCTAGAGGccttgcaggtgtggctgctgtgtcccaTGTGCGTCaataggtggcagagaggagaaaggctaTGTCTTCGGTCTGTGTTCTGACCTAGGAATATCTGAATGATCAGTAACCTAACATCTCTTGAAAAAAGCAAGCCTGAGACCAACACTGTCTGGTGCCAGAGGGTCTGAatagggagctagcctgagatggcCACCACTTTAGTGCCAGATAGGCCTGGACTGGAAGCAAGCCTGAGGCTAGAAGAACTCAGCATGGGACCACAGGCCTCAGGCAGGAGTGAGCTCAAGACAGACGGCCACTCCGGTGGGTCAGTAAAGAAGCAAGCCTGAAACAACTACCAGTCTAGTACCATGGGGCCCAGACAGGGAGCCAACTTAAGATGAACAGCAGTCTGATGCCCCTCAGGTGGGAGGACAGACCATGCTCAAGATGATCCCTGCCATAACGCACAAGGAAGGCACtgcactcctgagaccactcctgagatgaccccagacacttGAGAGAATGCAGAAGCCACTAAGAAgagcaagtaagtggtggagaaatggaagagacagaTATAGGCACAACtaagagaggcagaactgaagaCTCAAGGGTAGTAaagaacagcctgatgtgagtagctggtgatgccacctaggaccatggtggggtcctggcctAGGCTGACACTGGGAGTCATATCTGGGTCTGTAGCTCTGCAGCAGCAgaggtctgttaccaccaaagatGAAGTGGATattcctggtct
This DNA window, taken from Mus caroli chromosome 18, CAROLI_EIJ_v1.1, whole genome shotgun sequence, encodes the following:
- the C18H18orf25 gene encoding uncharacterized protein C18orf25 homolog isoform X2 — protein: MKMEEAVGKVEELIESAAPPKASEQETAKEEDGSVELESQVPKDGVADSTVLSSMPCLLMELRRDSSESQLASTESDKPTAGRVYESDSSNHCMLSPSSSGHLADSDTLSSVEENEPSQAETTVEGDTSGVSATTVGRKSRRSRSESETSTMAAKKNRQSSDKQNGRVTKVKGHRSQKHKERIRLLRQKREAAARKKYNLLQDSSTSDSDLTCDSSTSSSDDDDEVSGSSKTITAEIPGHLDPGFLASDKTSVGSAPLNEEINIASSDSEVEIVGVQEHARCAHPRGGVIQSVSSWKHGSGPQYVGSRPAQSWTAVTPQQTWASPAEVVDLTLDEDSRRKYLL
- the C18H18orf25 gene encoding uncharacterized protein C18orf25 homolog isoform X1 translates to MKMEEAVGKVEELIESAAPPKASEQETAKEEDGSVELESQVPKDGVADSTVLSSMPCLLMELRRDSSESQLASTESDKPTAGRVYESDSSNHCMLSPSSSGHLADSDTLSSVEENEPSQAETTVEGDTSGVSATTVGRKSRRSRSESETSTMAAKKNRQSSDKQNGRVTKVKGHRSQKHKERIRLLRQKREAAARKKYNLLQDSSTSDSDLTCDSSTSSSDDDDEVSGSSKTITAEIPDGPPVVAHYDMSDTSSDPEVINVDNLLAAAVVQEHSNSVGGQNTGATWRTSELLEAGHLDPGFLASDKTSVGSAPLNEEINIASSDSEVEIVGVQEHARCAHPRGGVIQSVSSWKHGSGPQYVGSRPAQSWTAVTPQQTWASPAEVVDLTLDEDSRRKYLL